The window ACAGTGAGCTGCTTGACGACGTCGTTTTGACGCTGACTCTCGATACGAAATTGCATGTCGAGCGCTGCCCCGGCTGCATCGCGCGCCATTTCGAGTTCATCCAGCGCGCGTAGGGAGTGGTCGCGAATGTCGCGATAATACTCTACCTCTTGCCGCTTGAAGATATCATTCGGGGTGTGGATGATAGCATTCAAAATTTCGCGCATCGGCGCGATCGAACGGCGCAGCCGCATCGAGTCGTTGCGGATAGCGAAGACTTCGCGAAGAAATTCCTGTGGCTCGTGATCGCCGGCGAAAAGCATCTCCTCGATTTCGGCAACCCTGCGGCCGAAGCCGTCGGCAACCTTCGAATATCCGTCAACCATCGTATCGAGGAGTAAGTAGACGAGAGCCGCACTTTCGTGCTTGATCTTTCCACCTTCCCGCAACCACCGGCGTTCGACTTCATCGAGCGGATACGGCGGAAAATGGCGGATCGTTACGACATAACGATGTGAAGCAAAGATTGCAATCTCATGGGCGACAAAGTTTTCCGCGGTGCCGCTGATTCCGTGCGCTACTACCAGCCAATAATCGGTGTACTCGTCTGCTTTCGGACGTTCGTGAGCTACGGTTGCATCTTCGAGCGCAAGCGGGTGAAAGCCAAATTCCATCTCCAGCATCTCGACGAGTTGCGGTGATGGATCGACTAAATCGAGCCAAACATTAGCACCCGGCTGCTGGATAATTTGGTTGATCTCGCTCAGATCTTCGAGGGCGACTCCCGTCCCGCCATCCCTGAAGACAACGCAGCGCGGGGCTCCGTTCCTAACGTCCTCCATTTCGCCTCCGTCAATGACGCGTCGTTATGCGCGCCCGCGCAAGCCGAACTTTCGGAACCTGCGGGATTAAACCTTAGCGAGCGTACGCGAGCGAAGACGCCGCTTGTGAACGCCACACTTTTCCTTCATCGTCACTGCATCGGCGCCCTGACCGTGTGCCGTCGCCCCACAAGCGAACTTGAACGAGAACACGGGATGTTTGCGAACGAGCTGCGGGTCCAAAACGGCCTCGGTGAAGTCGCTGCCGTGTACTTCCAGGACGCTTGATAACGTCGTTGTCTGCTTTTTCATTACTTTTGTAGTCTTTCGGAAAGGGCTGAATCGGCCTGCAACAGCGAAAAGGCGCGGCATGATCGTACATCTCGTCGACGGGACCTACGAGCTTTTCCGGCATTTCTATGGATTGCGCCGCTTTACCGGAGGCAGCGACCGGCCACTCGGCGCGGTTTCCGGCGTGGTCAATACCGTGCGGCAGATGATCGGCGAAGGCGCTACACATCTCGGCGTAGCCACGGATCACGTCATCGAGTCTTTCCGCAACGAGCTTTGGCCCGGGTATAAAACGGGAGATGGCATCGAACGCGCGCTCCGGGCACAGTTCGAGCCGCTCGAAGACGCGCTGCGCGCGATGGGAGTGACGGTGTGGGCGATGATCGAGCTCGAAGCCGACGACGCGCTGGCGTCAGCGGCCGCGATCGCTGCGCGCGATCCTCGCGTGCAGAAAGTCTGCATTTGGACACCGGATAAGGATCTCGCGCAGTGCGTGCGCGACGATCGTGTCGTGCAAATCGACCGAAGAAGCAAGACCATTCGTAACGCCGAGGGCGTGCGCGCAAAATTCGGAGTGGATCCGGAGTTGATTCCCGACTACTTGGCGCTCGTCGGCGACTCCGCCGATGGCTATCCGGGCATCCGAGGGATCGGACCAAAAGGTGCAGTTTCTTTGCTGAGGCAGTACGGTGCGATCGAGCAATTCCCGCCGGAGATTCTCGGCGAGCAGCAGCGCTTGGCGCTCTTATTCAAGGATCTGGCCACGCTTCGTACCGATGCACCGCTCTTTGCGAGCGTCGACGAGTTAGAGTGGCACGGCCAATTGCCATCTCTGCCGGCGGAGCAGCAGCCACAGCACGATTGAGCC of the Candidatus Baltobacteraceae bacterium genome contains:
- a CDS encoding magnesium transporter CorA family protein, with amino-acid sequence MEDVRNGAPRCVVFRDGGTGVALEDLSEINQIIQQPGANVWLDLVDPSPQLVEMLEMEFGFHPLALEDATVAHERPKADEYTDYWLVVAHGISGTAENFVAHEIAIFASHRYVVTIRHFPPYPLDEVERRWLREGGKIKHESAALVYLLLDTMVDGYSKVADGFGRRVAEIEEMLFAGDHEPQEFLREVFAIRNDSMRLRRSIAPMREILNAIIHTPNDIFKRQEVEYYRDIRDHSLRALDELEMARDAAGAALDMQFRIESQRQNDVVKQLTVIATIFLPLTFVTGFFGQNFGWMVSHIDGLKPFAFFGMFLDVAIVAGLLAWFKIKRWL
- a CDS encoding 5'-3' exonuclease H3TH domain-containing protein, yielding MIVHLVDGTYELFRHFYGLRRFTGGSDRPLGAVSGVVNTVRQMIGEGATHLGVATDHVIESFRNELWPGYKTGDGIERALRAQFEPLEDALRAMGVTVWAMIELEADDALASAAAIAARDPRVQKVCIWTPDKDLAQCVRDDRVVQIDRRSKTIRNAEGVRAKFGVDPELIPDYLALVGDSADGYPGIRGIGPKGAVSLLRQYGAIEQFPPEILGEQQRLALLFKDLATLRTDAPLFASVDELEWHGQLPSLPAEQQPQHD